The following nucleotide sequence is from Mangifera indica cultivar Alphonso chromosome 1, CATAS_Mindica_2.1, whole genome shotgun sequence.
TCTAACTATAGAGAAATTGACTCAGTTTAGCTTGTGagctaaataaataaatcaattcagtttgaacttgacttgtagtttaattcaaattatgttaaataacgttgttttgttaataagtcatgaattcaaatcaCGAATTTGAGTCACATATCCGagccataaatttgaaccataaaTTTGAGCTGAACTTGAACCACTTTTAATATTAACTcgacaaattcaaacaaaacttgagttgaaatatttttcatttgaatcaaacttgagtcaaaaGGTGTTTAAACTCAACTTAGTTTGTATCTATGcgtaattacaaatatttaataacaaaagcAATATTAGAGAGAATGACAATTTCCCATTCGTTTTAGCCCCAatgactagggctggattcgagccaagccgagctcgggctcagctcggttcatatataggCGGCTtaagttcggctcgagctcgattagAATTCGGCTCGACTCGGTTCGgctaatttttcattatcaaaacgacgtcgtttttaatatatattgatcaaaacgacgtctttttgtataaaaaatttaaaaaaaaattctaccgAGCCAACTTGAGCTCGATCGAACCGAGCCGAGTCCGACTcatttcgagctcgagctcaagccaACTCGGTCCGAGTCCAGCCCTACCAATGACTTTCCTACCCTTGAACtttaaaaatgacagtttttcaccaataattaaaatttaatcattagcTTTTATGGTCGAATGGtgtcaattttttaaacatatattttataattaatatcacttacatctctataatatattatatatatattttcacaaactcaaatatttatcacataAACCCCCAccttaaattgattgaaattaCGCTTAGAATTTACTAAAAAAAGTGCTATTCAATTAGAATTACATTGAGATTACATGACTCTAATTGAATTGCACCGCTTCAATACAATTTTAGTTGAATCATACGGTGATGGTGTAATTATTGTTAGAGCCACACCATCCTTGTGTGGTTCTAATATAACTATATCATCTTCGACAAAATTCATTGTTGgcaactatttttatttattaaatttatattttataattaacaatcctaaaattaatataaataataagtgaaaatatatttgataaagttttgacggtaaagtattatttaaatttaatgaacattgaaaataataaagaatatttttatcttttaatgtatccattaaaaaacaaaaatgattgaattttacTAATGGAACCTTATAGATGGTGAGAAAGTACTGGTTTTTTATGTATGAAGGTGAAAAAGGGTCGTTAGGATAAAAACAGAGGGAAAGTAATTACtctctcatttttaattagacttaagtgatattttcattgaaatgaaaatgtattatttaaagagaatttatttttaatgatccCCAATAGGTAATTTACTtgacaaaaaagaataatttatgtataaaagtaTATGATTTTAAGTTTTATCTAGTGATATTTTAAAATCGGACAATTAATTTACTTAGTTtgattattataagattaattattaaatttaaaatttaatctatttaatatgatttttaaattaataattaaacttaaagtGCTGCTccttgttaataaaaaaattattgttaataaaaaacttaaattagagGCATATCCATGTACAAAAGTATAAGGGGGCAAAGTCctccttaaatttttaaaaaatccctCATCTTCTTATGTCCCTTCATCGTGtcttatgaaagaaaattaattatctttctaTGCTTTgcatttcaccttttttttttttttagaatatttatatgaggatgttatatgtacatatttttagtatataatttataaatataaataatatatcatcatgtgattgagtattattttatctttaatttacaatcatctaattatatgataacacattatttatgtattcaaattatgtatcaaaaatgtatatacatagttttattatatttatattatatatttatgattctTTTAGCAAccttgaaatatttataaacagtCCCCCACTACCACTAGTGTATatacttaaacaaaattataaaactatgcatatctacttttaagtataaaaatgtatacatacttagtttatttaaagttttgatgGGGTAAATTGTAGTGGCTTTATAAGGAAATATTATCAGGTTTGAAGAAGTTAGTGGGTTGTGTTGGGGTAATATCAGCATGACAATAAATCAGATTAGTCTGTCAGGATAGAAGAGTTTGTAACATGACCCAACGCCCCTTAGGTCCTGCTTTTGTGGGCTGACCCATGTATTTTATGTGTTGGCCCACTAATGATAactttttagttattttttaatttttaattttttaatattttgaatggGTTGTATCAGAGTAGTCTACAAATCTTTTCCCAAGGCCTTCTTAACACAACTTACAAGTCATACTAAACGAAGGAGATCTAAGCTTAGTCATGAGTTGATCTAAACGCCTTGGTATGTCTAATTGGgtcaaattctatttttttttaatatacatttctAATTATGTATACATGTTATTCATTTTTAACCTTAAATTATGTTGACATTTCCAAGATATTTGAATTAGCAATTTTACAAAGAGGTGGATTAGTAGTTTGGGAGGAGGTAAAGAATGTGAAAAGAACTACAAATGAGAGAATAAAGATGTCAAAGTTAACTGTAAATGTGATGAAAGTAATGACGATGAAAATGATAGAGGTGCCGATGACGAAGGTGACGACTAAGATTTTAGTGGTGGTGAAACTGATGGTAAAAGAAAATTacgtttataattttttataataaatatttttttaactttgttaagTTTTCGATGAGAGTTCGGAGATAAGGTGTTGGTTGTGGTTTATTCGATCCTAGGTGAAAATCATAATTTAcacttaattaaaagaaaaaaagatcaGCAACCACAGTTAGATTGCCGCTAGTTACCATTGCTAGATACATTTTTAGGAGTCTCTCCGAATTCATATTGTGAAACAATAATAGGTTATGGGCGGAATTTGATCATTTAATAAGAATTGGGGGTTCACTGTAGTTTTTGAACAAAGGGGGAAGTCTCACCGATTCATAGTTTGCCCGTTGCCAAATGCACAATGCAATTGAATGACCCATTTGTCCTGGTATGACGTGCACCGTACGTGATTACAAGGCCCTATTCGTTTCTATGTTGATTCCTACACTAGTCGTCAAATTGTACATCGATGAACCCATCCAGATCTCCATTCTGAGGCCTTATAGGGTTTCGTTTCTTGTGATCGCTTACTGATCAACTCTTTAAGGTGTGCAATTTTCTCAATTATCTTTTGATCTCACTTAATGATtcataatttcttatttatggTTTTAACCAATACAAGTTGATTACGAGATTGATTTAGTTAATTGATCAgacttctctttcattttgtttcagattaaaattaaaatctttgatTTTACCAGGTGCTCTTTAATTCGAGTTGTTTTTGTCATTTGACGTGAATTTTGAACGGCCATGGTAAGGTCTCCTGAATGTGGCTTCACTCTTTATTATTTGCTTGGTTTTTATTTTGGTATATTGTTGATTGTTGAATTTTCAGAATTACATTATTGGAGCTTTCAAACCGGCGTGTAATATTTCAATTACGTTTACTGACGGGAAGACTCGCAAGCAGGTAACTGGGCTGTTGTTTTCGATATAAATTTAGTTGACATAACTATTGTTCACTGTTTAGTTgtgatttgtatttttttatggcTAATATGTCAGAGCATGCAAAGTATTGACGTGATTTCTTACAGTTACTGGCTCCGAAGGCTGCACAAACAATGCTGTATTGATATTGATTTATTGTTTTGGTGATGCTGTGGTAGCCATAAGTTTTATTCTGCCTGAAATTTTTTAGGTTCCACAGAAGAAGGAAAATGGTCATACCGTTATGGTTCCACTTTTTCAAAGTCAAGAAAATATTTCTGGCAAGGTAATAAATGTGATAGTGTAGTTCAGTGTTGGGAGTTATAGCATACACATCTTATAATGTTTGATTAGTAACCTTTAATGCTTAAAAGATCTCTTTGATTTCATTTCTAGGTCTCCATAGAACCAGCTCAAGGGAAAAAGGTTGAACACAATGGTGTGAAAATTGAGCTGCTTGGTCAGATAGGTGAGTTTTTGTGCAACTTTGCATTGTACATTTTGGGTAGAAGGGAAGTGTATCCTCACTGAAACCTCTTCACCATGCCTATACTGTATATTATGgactttttgttattttttaatatatctttctACGGCCTTGTGAGTTACTACTATTACTAGTGCTTCTCTCAGCCTTGCATATATGGCTGATTTGACTAGGGGATTTTCTGGTAACGGGTGTTGATGGAAATGCCTTGTTCGTTTGTTAACTTATGTCAAATATGTGCAGTTTGTAATTCATCCATTTTGTAGTTGTAATTTTGTTTTCCTTCTGAACAGGATGTTCTTTCTTAAATGTTGAACGAAGTTCTTAacattgtaatttttatttaaatttgcaGAGATGCATTTTGACAGAGGCAACTTTTATGATTTTACTTCCCTTGGTATGTAAACTCTTGTTTTCCTTTCGTTTGCTACTATTATGAATTGTTTTCATGGTTGCAATTATTTGGTTCAGTAATATATTTTCGAGTATTGTAGATAGCACTTTGTGACAGAAGTGGGAACAGTGTTATATGTTTTCCTTTGCAACATTTATGGTTATATTTATCTTTCTATACTTATCCCGAAAAtccaaacaaattcaaaaaaatttttatatttaatttgcttTAACTAATTCAGTGCGTATATGATggtcattatatatatatttttgtttgcaGTACGTGAGTTGGATGTTCCTGGAGAAatatatgaaagaaaaacatATCCCTTTGAGTTTTCTACAGTTGAAATGCCATATGAGACATACAATGGAGTCAATGTGAGGCTAAGGTATGTTGTCTAccaatatttaaagttttcaaaggATGTTTTTTCGTGTGTATCCTTTCTGTTCATGTTAAACAATGACTTGGGTAACAAATTGTTAAACAATTCAATTCTGCTTCTAGTACATGTGTTACTATTGTTGAAACCCATACATTGAAATTAAATGTGGTGCTGTGGGTACCTAATGATATAACTTTAGCTATTTACTCAGCCTACTCTTTTGGTCGTTCTGTACTCCATAGTATGACATGGGAAGTGGATTGCCAATTAGGTTGACCTGATAAAAGTTAGAAtcctttattatttataatgcGTATAACTTaggtttttctttcttgttgCAGACTTGGTTACTAGTAGCATGAAAAGGGTGAATGTCATGTTATAATGAAAACTCATGTTACAATACTATGATTATATGCCTTTGTAGGTATGTCTTGAAAGTGACTCTCAGCCGTGGTTATGGTGGAAGCATAGTTGAATACCAAGATTTCGTGGTAACACTTTTTGGTTATCCTTTGTATgttgaaaatattaagaaataagAAATTGCATGACCTTACCTCAATCAAAtactaatatttatttgtatgcaaGGCAATTCATTTGTCTTTTTCGATTCTAGCTATCTTagataatgataaataaaagaaatgcaaaattaaaaaaaatatatatgggaTTCATGGGTAAGTAGGAGAGGGGGAAGGACAAAAAAATTAGGTATATGGAATCAAATGGTTTATTGAGAAGGAAATATAACATGGAagacaataacaataaataagataaaggaaacaaaggaAAGTATAAAGCAATTAGATGTATGATATTTTAACAGTTTAATACACATAGAAATTTGAagaatacataataatatttatttctctCAATCTTACAAGAAGATCCAAGAACAAATTTAGTGGATAGAGAGGAGTTGGAGTAGGTCTAGGGACCAACCATAAGGAAAGAAGGGAGCACTTGTTCTGTGAAttgaagagtttttttttaaatgaccaGGAAACCTTGCCTGTTTAGTTAGATAGGTAAACCTCGGGGATCTACAACCACTGTATTGGGTAATTCAAGGTTTGATTCGGCGTGACATCGCCGAGTCTCGAACCCAATCCCGTCACCTAAGGATTCCACAACTCATCCACTCAAGTCAACCTCTGGGGTCAATTGAAGAGTTCTTTCAGTACCATCCACCTTAGGTTCAGACCATGATTGATGATCATTGCAATTTTTATGGGCactaattaacaattttttttttcacagagAAGCATTGActagaaaatattattagtatgaACGACAATTTTTCGTCTAAATTGATGACACAGTTGATTTAACATTGTCACGATTGTTTTGATGGGTAAGAAACATAACATTCTGTTTCATTATTGGTTGGGAAGAAAAATTTTGGATAGAGGGAAGGGTAGTGTTACTCTGCTGGAAGaataatagttattttatatttatttattgatttttgcaTAAAATCTTAATCCAGGGTGCAATGATTGATGGAAGATAATAATGTCTGACAAATCATGCTCTTTTCATGTACTGTACTTGTTACACTCTGCTAATATAGCATCTCTATTTTTCTTGATGTCATTTTTGATGCACCAGGTTCATAACTATACCCCAGTTCCATCAATTAACAATAGTATCAAGGTAAATCTCAGAAGTTTAGTACTTCTATGATGATCATGTGTGCAAATTCTCGTTGCTATCTTTTCCTTTCTAATGTTGTGGTATTCTTTTTTGAGGTTAAGTAATAAAAAGGGCTCAAAAATTGATCTCAACCTTAATTCTCTGCAGATGGAGGTTGGAATTGAAGATTGCCTACACATCGAGTTTGAATACAATAAAAGCAAGTAAGTCGGTCACATCTTTTGACTATGGTTTGTTCAGCCTTTTCTAGATTGTTTTGCTCTCTGTCAggaatcttttttgttttggtttttcacTGGAAACACATtctctataaaaaaataaacaagtatACAAGAGTGTACAAGATTTCCATAGGAAAGGACAAatagaacaaaacaaaatgaaatcgCTTCTTCTGatccaaaaattttaacacTAAATATCCCAAATCAAATTTGCTCAAAATTCTTCCCTTGCTAGGTAATCGAAGCTTCCCAGTTTTgccaaataaagaaaaaagaaacaccGCTGAATTGTATTGGCATTCAAAGATGATGCTTTTTCCCAGTAGCTGTGTCGGGAAGTTTTCAGGAATTTAATAGTTGTCAGTCTTGGAGTATACAGTAGCTGTGATTGGAAAAtccagtttttcttttttttctcttttcagttTGTTGAGTTGCATTTGCATCTGTGGTTGTTAAATCAATCTCAGTCCTGCCTTTTTCTTATTGTGGCCTGACCTAGGAGTAATTGCATGTTGGATTTTGGTTTTACAGGTATCATTTAAAAGACGTTATTATTGGTaagatatattttcttcttgtaagaattaaaattaagaatatggATCTTGAGATTAGGCGCAGAGAATCAACTGGTTCAGGGGCCAATACACATGTTGAAACTGAGACGCTAGCTAAATTTGAGTTGATGGACGGTGCTCCTGTCAGAGGTATGTTTGGAGATCTTCAAGCTTCtcatgaattcaaacaaaagtAGGACAAACGGATTCATCAGAAATGGCATCTAGTACCATGCTAATTTTCTATATAATGAGAGACTTAAATACCTTGTTTATGAGAATGCCCTGTTAATAGCTGAATTTAGCTGTGAAAAGTTAATAGTGtctaagttttaattttgacaCATCACAAGTTTCAGTTTCTTGTGGAAGCATTTGCTACAAATTCTTTCTTGCTTTACAGGTGAATCAATACCAATCAGACTGTTTCTTAGCCCTTATGAGCTGACGCCAACTCATCgcaatattaacaataaattcagCGTGAAGTATTATTTGAACCTTGTTCTAGTTGATGAAGAGGACCGTCGGTATTTTAAGCAGCAGGAAATTACGATTTACCGGCTACAAGAAACTTCCTAATAATTGATGCACATGAAATTGGCATTTCATCATGTAAGAAGAGAATAGGAAATTATCTGCTTCATAAAACCTTgtaaatcttgaaaatttaGGATGCAAATTGCTGCAATGAGGACTGTCGTTCATAGAATGTATACTTGCTCTGTAGATTTTGATTTCTCATTTTTCCAGTTATACTCATGATCACTTACTTTCCCTTTCTCTTCTTGACTGCCAAGATCTACTATGTTTTATCTCTTCTCAGTTGTCTGGCACatgatgataattttatatgattgtggAGGATCCTTGTTATATTTTGGGGGTACCAGATGTTAATGATCCATCGCAACAATGATTATGGGAGTTTTCTCTGGCAGTGTTGTACTTGTTGGTACCACTGGAAATTCGATGTTTATTGTATCCTGTTACCTTGTCTTGGtactttattatataatggATTTCAAAGCTTGTGGGCTATTTGGGATTTGAAAACATACCTGCACTGATGAAACATCATATCTCCTTATGCTATTTTAATATTCCTGTGCTCTCTGGAAATTGGAAAAGTCACTTGTTCTCCTTATGCTATTTCAATATTCCTGGGTTTGTATTTACTTAAAACAAGTTTGTTGAGTAAATACGGGAAATTGACTCTGTTTTTCAAGATGCTTTAAGATCATGTCCTGTAAATTTTCTGAAAACAGACTTAAGAAGTGAAAGCAATAGTTAGATGCTTTTCATATTCGGTAGTTGGCTAATATGAttccaaaacaaatataaaacaagTGATTCGATGCTATCCTTCTGCTATTTGCTGGGGTAGAAGATGTAAGTTGAAATCATTTGATGCCTTACTTAGGGGAATGTTCTCTTTTAGTGCTTCAAAGTCAACTGAGTGCAGATGAGTTAAAgccttattatatataataaaaaaactcagTCCTGATACGATTAACATTCTCAATCTATGGATAAAAGAACACATTTGCGTAACCATTGAGGACTAGCAAGACCTGGAATTTAGACTCATTATAATTACTAATATGATTACGATTGATTCTCGTAAAGGACAATAGGTTCGATGACAATGACTTCATTGTCTGTAATTAAAATCTTACCATTTTTATGTCATAAAGGACACCCAACGTAATTTCATAGGGAAAGATGAGATCCCTATGAAAGGTACCTCGTCTATGCAAACATGAAGGCCCCATGTCTTTGTTAGTAGCCAGCCAGCGTTTGTAAATGCTGCGCGCCCCCAGTTAAGACCTCTTATTTTATCTAGAATTGGAAGACATGACAAGGCGAACGCAGACCACCGTCAAAACCATTTAAAGCGTATGCTATACTGGGGAATTTTGAATCATCATCCTTCCGCGGATTTTTATCAATCACATGGCGTACAGACAAAATAATCATTGGTCCACTCTGCATTCAACTCTCCGATCGAAGACGCGCTTTAAAATATGTACTAATCATGTCTCGCCAAGTGAACCACCGACACAATTGTAATATACCTTAAGTAAGGGCAAAATACTATTCCCACCGAATGTATAGTTTGATTCCAAacatatatctattaatttaaaaaacctaaaattttatttataagtaaatttttgttaaaattaaaggtaaaattattattttaataataatatttaaaaaatatataaatttcattatattttttttctcaagttttaaaaaataataactccacccctatttaaagttttcaaaatttaaaatgtcacatttttttcccaaactaaggttttta
It contains:
- the LOC123226852 gene encoding vacuolar protein sorting-associated protein 26A-like, with product MNYIIGAFKPACNISITFTDGKTRKQVPQKKENGHTVMVPLFQSQENISGKVSIEPAQGKKVEHNGVKIELLGQIEMHFDRGNFYDFTSLVRELDVPGEIYERKTYPFEFSTVEMPYETYNGVNVRLRYVLKVTLSRGYGGSIVEYQDFVVHNYTPVPSINNSIKMEVGIEDCLHIEFEYNKSKYHLKDVIIGKIYFLLVRIKIKNMDLEIRRRESTGSGANTHVETETLAKFELMDGAPVRGESIPIRLFLSPYELTPTHRNINNKFSVKYYLNLVLVDEEDRRYFKQQEITIYRLQETS